The Flavobacteriaceae bacterium 3519-10 genome includes a window with the following:
- a CDS encoding Probable phosphoglycerol transferase, which produces MKEFRLQEIAVLFYRIFLAFVFYQIARFLFWMYNKDLIKIDSVSEYLGIAYHGTAFDTTAILYVNSLFILASLLPLLINTKRNYQKFLLWLYFVLNGIAYAMNFGDFVYYKFSQSRLTMAAMNVAQNEDNIGRIFLVSVAEHPFVIIWFAALMSLWVFLYKKVKISERKPRVKWIYFVSSVVTLCLVATLVVGGIRGDFRHSTRPINLVDANRHVKNPLQANVVLNSVFSFFRTLTTNNFKEVHFVDEQFINQHIQPYKIYVSKETDPKPNVVIFILESFSKEYSGAFNRDTNIKNFKSYTPFFDSLAQHSLIATNAYANGRQSIHGMSSILAGIPALKDAFTGSPYANQKIQSIVSVSNEMGYDTSFFHGAPNGSMGFLGFGNILGFKHYYGKTEYGDDADFDGMWGIWDEPFFQFFAQTLNTKKQPFMATMFSVSSHHPFKVPQKYEGKFPKGTVEIHAPIGYTDYSLRKFFETAKQMPWFQNTIFVMVADHTNQVAYPEYEKAMNRAAIPIMFYSANPKYNLRGEITEPTQQMDIYPTLADLMGYNRKIRSWGRSLVSEKKEDYLIVNSSGVEHFIIGNYIYLFDGQNVTGIYDKNDLGFEKNLIGTVNSPEIQLGKLKAKAWYQDYMDRVINRKLN; this is translated from the coding sequence ATGAAAGAATTTAGATTACAGGAAATTGCGGTACTCTTTTACAGGATATTTCTGGCGTTTGTATTTTACCAGATCGCCCGTTTTCTGTTCTGGATGTATAATAAAGATCTAATAAAAATCGATTCGGTTTCAGAATATCTGGGGATTGCCTACCACGGCACCGCCTTCGATACCACCGCGATTCTGTATGTTAATTCGCTGTTTATCCTGGCGAGTCTGCTGCCGCTTCTGATTAATACAAAAAGGAATTACCAGAAATTTTTGCTGTGGCTCTATTTCGTCCTCAACGGAATTGCCTACGCGATGAATTTTGGCGATTTTGTGTATTACAAATTCTCGCAGTCGCGGCTCACAATGGCCGCGATGAATGTAGCACAGAATGAGGATAATATCGGCAGGATCTTCCTCGTGTCGGTGGCTGAACATCCTTTTGTGATCATCTGGTTCGCGGCGCTGATGAGTTTATGGGTGTTTCTGTATAAAAAAGTAAAGATCAGCGAAAGGAAACCTCGTGTAAAGTGGATTTATTTTGTGTCTTCCGTAGTCACTTTATGCCTGGTAGCAACACTTGTTGTGGGGGGAATCCGCGGTGATTTCCGGCATTCTACAAGGCCGATCAATCTTGTGGACGCAAACCGGCATGTGAAGAACCCGCTTCAGGCAAATGTTGTGCTGAACAGTGTTTTTTCGTTTTTCAGGACGCTTACCACCAATAATTTTAAAGAAGTTCATTTCGTTGATGAACAGTTTATCAATCAGCACATTCAGCCTTATAAGATTTACGTCAGTAAAGAAACAGATCCAAAACCGAATGTTGTTATTTTTATCCTCGAGAGTTTTTCAAAAGAATATTCGGGAGCCTTTAACCGCGACACCAATATTAAAAATTTTAAGTCGTACACACCGTTTTTCGACAGTCTGGCGCAGCACAGTTTAATTGCCACGAATGCATATGCGAACGGGCGGCAGTCGATTCACGGTATGAGCTCGATCCTCGCGGGCATTCCGGCGCTGAAAGATGCTTTCACGGGTTCGCCATATGCAAACCAGAAAATACAGTCGATCGTATCAGTTTCGAACGAAATGGGTTATGATACCTCATTTTTCCACGGCGCGCCGAACGGTTCGATGGGATTTCTGGGCTTCGGGAATATTTTAGGATTCAAGCATTATTACGGAAAGACCGAGTATGGTGACGATGCAGATTTTGACGGCATGTGGGGGATTTGGGATGAACCTTTTTTCCAGTTTTTTGCGCAGACTTTAAATACCAAAAAGCAGCCTTTTATGGCCACAATGTTTTCGGTTTCGTCGCATCACCCGTTTAAAGTTCCTCAAAAATATGAAGGGAAATTCCCAAAGGGCACGGTAGAAATTCATGCACCCATCGGCTATACAGATTATTCGCTGAGGAAGTTTTTCGAAACCGCTAAACAGATGCCCTGGTTTCAGAATACAATATTTGTGATGGTGGCCGACCACACGAACCAGGTTGCTTATCCTGAATATGAAAAAGCCATGAACCGCGCGGCGATCCCAATTATGTTTTATTCGGCAAACCCCAAATACAATTTACGTGGGGAGATTACCGAGCCCACACAGCAGATGGATATTTATCCCACTTTAGCCGATCTGATGGGTTATAACAGGAAGATCAGAAGCTGGGGCCGAAGTTTGGTTTCAGAAAAGAAAGAAGATTATTTAATCGTGAATTCTTCGGGAGTGGAACATTTTATCATCGGCAACTATATTTATCTTTTTGACGGACAAAACGTTACCGGAATTTATGATAAGAACGATTTGGGATTCGAAAAAAATCTCATCGGCACCGTAAATTCACCGGAAATCCAGTTAGGAAAACTCAAAGCAAAGGCCTGGTACCAGGATTATATGGATCGCGTTATCAACCGCAAACTGAATTAA
- a CDS encoding Ferric uptake regulation protein FUR, whose amino-acid sequence MMEAKQKELNLVTIKEVLRQYLLKKGFRNTPERYTILEEIYMMDHHFNVDDLYLLMMQKKYHVSKATIYNTIEIFLDAGLIRKHQFGEKTLTSSSYEKSYFDKQHDHLVIYKEGSDKEIQEIIEFCDPRIQGIKESIESAFGVNIDSHSLYFYGTKNN is encoded by the coding sequence TTGATGGAAGCGAAACAGAAAGAACTCAATTTAGTCACCATAAAGGAAGTTTTAAGGCAATATCTTCTTAAGAAAGGTTTTCGGAACACGCCCGAACGTTACACCATTCTGGAGGAAATCTATATGATGGATCACCATTTCAACGTGGATGATCTGTACCTGCTGATGATGCAGAAAAAATATCATGTTTCTAAGGCAACAATCTACAACACCATCGAGATTTTTCTTGATGCAGGACTGATCCGCAAGCATCAGTTTGGCGAAAAAACACTCACATCTTCGTCGTACGAAAAGTCGTATTTCGATAAACAGCACGACCATCTTGTGATCTATAAAGAAGGTTCAGATAAAGAAATTCAGGAGATCATTGAGTTTTGCGATCCGCGGATCCAGGGCATTAAAGAGTCCATTGAGAGCGCTTTTGGGGTAAATATCGATTCACATTCACTTTATTTCTACGGGACCAAAAATAATTAA
- a CDS encoding Kup system potassium uptake protein, with protein MRIKILLKMSESVQGNSHFDTKKLTAMGVLVSLGIVFGDIGTSPLYVMKAIVNARSDGSSMPFDEYIEGALSCIIWTLTLQTTLKYVIIALRADNKGEGGILSLYSLVKRLKKKWLYLIAILGAATLVADSVITPSLTVMSAVEGLKIYSPETPVVAITLVILALVFFIQQFGTSSIGKLFGPVMVVWFLVLGICGSLHIFDNLEILKSFNPYYAYNLITHSPSAIVIMGAVFLCTTGAEALYSDLGHCGKKNIRVSWVFVKSMLILNYLGQGAWLLHNHHLVAQGINPIFGIMPVWTILPGVILATAAAIIASQSVITGSFTMFSEAMSISFWPNQQIDYPSGVKGQMYIPRINWGLMVLCFIVVIYFKESEAMEAAYGLTITITMLMTTLLLFFWLRRTKVVSVFAFGFLVMYLFIELGFFYANVIKFFDGGWLTMVLGGFIAVCMYAWYNGRLIKAKFIKFVKLDKYVSIIKELKLDESIPKYSTNLAFLSRAKRPDEIEAKIIYSILRKQPKRADHYFILNISNQEDPFTFKYTIDEIMPGTIYRINFLLGFKIDRRINDYFDQVLADMMDEGSIPSRSSHPSLRAHNIPPDLKYVVIDNTYINDTLLTVKEKMTLNIYNFVKYIGSDDFKSWGVSPHNVVVESAPILDQQVVTKKIEQVYFNHYNS; from the coding sequence TTGCGCATTAAAATTTTACTGAAAATGTCGGAATCCGTTCAGGGCAACTCTCATTTTGATACCAAGAAACTTACGGCCATGGGCGTATTGGTTTCCTTAGGAATTGTATTTGGAGACATCGGTACCTCGCCGCTGTATGTAATGAAAGCCATCGTAAATGCGCGAAGTGACGGCAGTTCAATGCCATTCGACGAGTATATAGAAGGCGCACTGTCGTGCATCATCTGGACACTTACCCTGCAGACAACGTTAAAATACGTAATCATTGCGCTCCGGGCCGATAACAAAGGTGAAGGTGGCATACTTTCGCTGTACTCGCTTGTTAAAAGACTCAAGAAAAAATGGCTGTATCTCATTGCAATTTTAGGTGCTGCCACGCTGGTGGCGGATAGTGTGATAACACCCTCGCTTACAGTGATGTCGGCAGTGGAAGGACTTAAAATTTACAGTCCGGAAACTCCGGTAGTCGCCATTACACTTGTTATTTTAGCGCTGGTGTTCTTTATACAGCAGTTCGGCACCTCTTCAATCGGCAAGCTTTTCGGTCCTGTGATGGTGGTGTGGTTCCTTGTTTTGGGGATTTGCGGTTCGCTGCATATTTTCGATAATTTAGAAATTCTTAAATCTTTCAACCCATATTACGCATACAATTTAATTACGCATTCGCCGAGTGCCATTGTAATTATGGGCGCTGTTTTTCTTTGTACTACAGGTGCCGAAGCGCTTTATTCCGATTTGGGCCACTGCGGCAAAAAAAATATCCGCGTGAGCTGGGTTTTCGTTAAATCAATGCTCATTCTTAATTATCTGGGCCAGGGCGCGTGGCTGCTTCATAACCATCATTTAGTGGCGCAGGGCATCAATCCGATATTCGGTATAATGCCGGTATGGACTATTCTGCCGGGGGTTATTCTGGCCACTGCTGCTGCTATTATCGCCAGCCAGTCGGTGATTACAGGTTCATTTACGATGTTTTCGGAGGCAATGTCGATTTCCTTCTGGCCAAACCAGCAAATTGATTATCCGTCGGGTGTTAAAGGTCAAATGTATATCCCGCGAATCAACTGGGGACTTATGGTGCTGTGCTTTATCGTCGTGATTTATTTTAAAGAATCTGAAGCGATGGAAGCCGCCTACGGACTTACGATTACCATCACCATGCTCATGACCACGTTGCTTCTGTTCTTTTGGCTGAGGAGAACTAAGGTCGTCAGTGTGTTTGCGTTCGGATTTCTGGTGATGTATCTCTTCATCGAACTCGGTTTTTTCTACGCTAATGTTATTAAATTCTTCGATGGTGGCTGGCTTACGATGGTACTTGGCGGTTTCATTGCGGTGTGTATGTATGCGTGGTACAACGGCCGGCTCATTAAAGCAAAATTCATCAAGTTCGTTAAGCTCGATAAATACGTTTCAATCATTAAAGAACTTAAACTGGACGAATCCATCCCGAAATATTCAACCAATCTCGCATTTTTAAGCCGCGCCAAAAGACCGGACGAAATAGAAGCCAAAATTATCTATTCGATTCTGCGTAAACAGCCAAAAAGAGCGGACCATTATTTTATTTTAAATATTTCAAACCAGGAAGATCCGTTCACCTTTAAATATACCATAGACGAAATTATGCCCGGCACGATTTATCGCATCAATTTCCTTCTAGGTTTTAAAATTGACCGCAGGATCAACGATTATTTTGATCAGGTTCTCGCAGATATGATGGATGAAGGCAGTATTCCGTCGCGCAGCAGCCATCCTTCGTTGCGTGCACATAACATTCCGCCCGATCTGAAGTACGTGGTCATCGATAATACCTACATCAACGATACTTTGCTTACGGTAAAGGAAAAGATGACGCTGAATATTTACAACTTTGTGAAGTATATCGGCAGCGACGACTTCAAGAGTTGGGGCGTATCTCCGCACAACGTGGTGGTGGAGTCGGCGCCAATTCTGGATCAGCAGGTTGTAACAAAGAAAATCGAACAGGTTTATTTCAATCATTACAATTCCTAA
- a CDS encoding Pyruvate dehydrogenase E1 component beta subunit — translation MYSNFSMNMKEYTFREVIAQAMSEEMRKDESIYLMGEEVAEYNGAYKASKGMLDEFGPKRVIDTPIAELGFTGIAVGSAMNGNRPIVEYMTFNFALVGIDQIINNAAKIRQMSGGQWNCPIVFRGPTASAGQLGATHSQALENWFANTPGLKVVVPSNPYDAKGLLKSAIQDNDPVIFMESEQMYGDKMEIPEDEYYIPIGKADIKREGKDITLVSFGKIMKLAMQAAEDMEKEGVSVEVIDLRTVRPLDYDTIIESVKKTNRLVILEEAWPLASISTEISYMVQQKAFDYLDAPIKRITTPDAPAPYSAALFAEWFPKLETVKEEIKKAMYIKA, via the coding sequence TTGTACTCTAATTTTTCAATGAATATGAAGGAATATACTTTTCGCGAAGTGATTGCACAGGCAATGAGCGAGGAAATGCGCAAGGACGAATCTATTTACCTGATGGGTGAGGAGGTGGCAGAATATAACGGTGCCTACAAAGCTTCGAAAGGAATGCTCGACGAGTTCGGACCCAAAAGAGTAATCGATACGCCGATCGCTGAACTTGGTTTCACCGGAATCGCCGTTGGATCTGCAATGAATGGTAACAGACCGATTGTGGAATACATGACATTCAACTTCGCGCTTGTGGGTATTGACCAGATCATCAATAACGCTGCTAAGATCCGCCAGATGAGCGGTGGACAGTGGAATTGCCCCATCGTTTTCCGTGGCCCTACAGCTTCTGCAGGTCAATTAGGTGCAACGCACTCTCAGGCTTTGGAAAACTGGTTTGCCAATACGCCGGGACTTAAAGTGGTGGTTCCCTCAAATCCATACGATGCAAAAGGTCTATTGAAAAGTGCAATCCAGGATAACGATCCGGTAATCTTCATGGAATCTGAGCAGATGTACGGTGATAAAATGGAAATTCCTGAGGATGAATACTATATCCCAATCGGAAAAGCCGACATCAAGAGAGAAGGTAAAGACATCACGCTGGTATCATTCGGAAAAATCATGAAACTTGCGATGCAGGCTGCTGAAGATATGGAGAAAGAAGGTGTTTCGGTTGAAGTGATTGATCTTCGCACCGTCCGCCCGCTTGATTATGATACCATTATCGAGTCTGTAAAGAAAACCAACCGACTTGTAATCTTAGAAGAAGCATGGCCGTTAGCGTCCATTTCCACTGAAATTTCATACATGGTACAGCAGAAAGCGTTTGATTATCTTGATGCTCCCATCAAAAGGATCACAACTCCGGACGCACCTGCACCATATTCCGCGGCACTTTTTGCCGAATGGTTCCCGAAACTGGAGACCGTGAAAGAAGAAATAAAGAAAGCAATGTACATTAAAGCATAA